From Cucumis melo cultivar AY chromosome 1, USDA_Cmelo_AY_1.0, whole genome shotgun sequence, a single genomic window includes:
- the LOC103490324 gene encoding auxin-induced protein 15A-like, whose translation MGFRLPRIVTAKQSLQRSSSTGNGASPKAIDVPKGYFAVYIGEEQKKRFVIPLSYLNQPSFQDLLSQAEEKFGYNHPMGGITIPCSEDYFLDVTERLNDS comes from the coding sequence ATGGGTTTCCGCTTGCCTAGAATTGTTACTGCTAAGCAAAGTCTTCAGCGATCTTCATCAACAGGAAATGGAGCATCTCCAAAAGCTATTGATGTCCCTAAGGGCTACTTTGCAGTTTATATTGGTGAGGAACAAAAGAAGCGTTTTGTCATACCACTATCTTACTTGAACCAGCCTTCTTTTCAAGATTTGTTGAGTCAAGCAGAAGAGAAATTTGGATACAATCATCCAATGGGTGGCATTACAATTCCTTGCAGTGAAGACTATTTCCTGGATGTTACCGAGAGGTTGAATGACTCATGA
- the LOC103490327 gene encoding auxin-responsive protein SAUR21-like — translation MKHLILYEVYNFFCEVYIFLNNIQDRERQATAIRLPRIIQVKKNFRRVASKSAESSLVSNKVSKGYIPVYVGEERRERYAVPLSYLNEPSFQKLLRKAEEEFGYNHPMGGLTIPCREKAFAGLTSFLAQN, via the coding sequence ATGAAACACCTGATTCTTTATGAAGTTTATAATTTCTTTTGTGAAGTTTATATCTTCCTCAACAATATTCAAGATCGAGAGAGACAAGCTACGGCTATTAGACTACCTCGTATAATCCAAGTCAAGAAAAATTTTCGTCGAGTAGCTTCAAAATCTGCCGAGTCTTCCTTGGTATCCAACAAAGTCTCAAAAGGGTATATTCCAGTCTATGTTGGAGAGGAACGAAGAGAAAGATATGCAGTACCGTTATCTTATTTGAATGAGCCATCATTCCAAAAGTTACTGAGGAAGGCAGAGGAAGAATTTGGGTATAATCATCCAATGGGAGGCCTCACAATTCCCTGCAGAGAAAAAGCGTTTGCTGGTCTCACTTCCTTTTTAGCACAGAATTGA